A portion of the Macaca thibetana thibetana isolate TM-01 chromosome 9, ASM2454274v1, whole genome shotgun sequence genome contains these proteins:
- the ADIRF gene encoding adipogenesis regulatory factor: MASKGLQDLKQQVEGTAQEAVSAAGAAAQQVVDQATEAGQKAMDQLAKTTQETIDKTASQASDTFSGIGKKFGLLK; the protein is encoded by the exons ATGGCCAGCAAGGGCTTGCAGGACCTGAAGCAACAGGTGGAGGGGACCGCCCAGGAAGCCG TGTCAGCGGCCGGAGCAGCAGCTCAGCAAGTGGTGGATCAGGCCACAGAGGCGGGGCAGAAAG CCATGGACCAGCTGGCCAAGACCACCCAGGAAACCATCGACAAGACTGCTAGCCAGGCCTCTGACACCTTCTCTGGGATCGGGAAAAAATTCGGCCTCCTGAAATAA